From Granulicella sp. WH15, the proteins below share one genomic window:
- a CDS encoding energy transducer TonB — MFEDSLIDSGDKLKTKSKYWMIGTFALNAAIVAVLILIPLLYPEALPKTAMTAMLTAPPPPPPPPPPPPPAQVVKPIKMVSEIDAGLHAPTKIPKKIEMVKEEAAPPPQVAGVAGMSGMGAGSGNGVPGGMGGLLGTAPTPVVRAAPEKPKGPARISGGVMQGSIIQKTTPVYPPIAKAAHVSGTVTLHAIISKQGTIENLTVISGPQMLQAAAIDAVKQWRYKPYLLNGEPTEVDTTVQVNFNFGGGD, encoded by the coding sequence ATGTTTGAAGATTCTCTGATCGACTCCGGCGATAAGCTCAAGACCAAGTCGAAGTACTGGATGATCGGTACGTTCGCACTCAACGCCGCAATTGTGGCGGTCTTGATTCTGATTCCGCTCCTCTATCCCGAGGCGCTGCCGAAGACGGCCATGACGGCGATGCTTACCGCGCCGCCACCGCCTCCACCCCCACCGCCGCCGCCACCGCCGGCCCAGGTGGTCAAGCCGATTAAGATGGTGTCGGAGATTGACGCCGGTCTGCACGCGCCCACCAAGATCCCCAAGAAGATTGAGATGGTGAAGGAAGAAGCTGCGCCTCCGCCGCAGGTTGCCGGTGTTGCCGGTATGTCCGGCATGGGTGCCGGTTCGGGCAATGGCGTCCCGGGTGGCATGGGCGGCCTGCTCGGCACGGCCCCGACCCCGGTGGTCCGCGCCGCTCCTGAGAAGCCCAAGGGACCGGCCCGCATCTCGGGCGGTGTCATGCAGGGTTCCATCATCCAGAAGACAACCCCGGTCTATCCTCCGATCGCCAAGGCTGCTCACGTCTCCGGCACGGTCACCCTGCACGCTATCATCTCCAAGCAGGGAACCATCGAGAATCTGACCGTCATCAGCGGACCCCAGATGTTGCAGGCGGCGGCGATCGATGCCGTCAAGCAGTGGCGGTACAAGCCGTATCTTCTGAATGGAGAGCCCACCGAGGTCGATACCACGGTTCAGGTAAACTTCAACTTCGGCGGCGGCGACTAA